A portion of the Lampris incognitus isolate fLamInc1 chromosome 9, fLamInc1.hap2, whole genome shotgun sequence genome contains these proteins:
- the rasip1 gene encoding ras-interacting protein 1, protein MEGSGSPRFRKLHFPVGLWINSPRKHFAKLGGRWPSAVSVKSTTSSDAASLHEAPSAPSSSLSASTPSLAAPAPSPSPSPAFLRPRPAGTQSRTKRLSHLFLRGRSNSDRDRAVGERERELWAHSAAPSSHHYLPPASSTAPGLIKIYGDALSSGANYRSLLANIHSTARQLIAQVITRYTEREREETDDAVLQKHSPEDFLLCDVIGKPIQQPDGAVQWETECRRGVAPWECPLLLVDMWRPKEGFERRFEMQRKDDYEREEREREKERERDGENYQGVRWRRSRMSSGGGPEESERGHRGRNTELRRSISDMNLSLRRRQGNHVSNDPRRSGNLPNNSGGLHDRKNIVSMMTPQPGEITVSKAEGKVGWMNQPMEEEKDYSSCDLEVMSQSLILPPTDRPYFLLLQGYDQSKDFVLYIMAGHIHVFGRKPTVKEREKDRERERKGKRPLKVDTFLSAPDLLARHLLVRRDSTIPETPSGQALMRPFRGGAVTHNGVALYRETILKPGDVIGLGGHFLFLYRDPRVTPPPPLALALPWQADAPSTCCPSGLVDRQEALRQYLGSTEALLKFHPRHADILLQEIISKNSSPDSGGGPLAPAYLLSVMIDHASKHLDPALTPQILLKAANLIKGIVWDNIKEFGDKHPTQNSTEQDGEISTANVQKLSSDLRPLMFWMSNATELLNFFQVKVEAMEKEWEFEAPGDPVLVADMDTCSEALAQLDDVIMHTFQQCVYHLTKTLYSLLPALLDTNPFSNEDKDKEKDGAQDAEGRGGGGEGDVDDVSSLPPAVAGLVEVYRCSLMLSREACLSPPLTSQTFGYLFFFTNTSLLNTLLERDGLFSWSRAVQIRTNLDLVLDWLQGAGLGDIASEFLKKLSVTVNFLCVPKTRLIQSSWDSLSEDHALLSPAQLHHLLTHYKLGPARAPPATWAPPPGTELNGDIFESFLDHPPLILPNETPRLDLSQPIPSPELQKEVTRLRTFLWGLDQDELPANQRTRL, encoded by the exons aTGGAGGGTTCTGGTAGTCCTCGCTTCAGAAAGCTCCATTTCCCTGTGGGTCTGTGGATCAACTCCCCCAGAAAACACTTTGCCAAGCTGGGGGGCCGCTGGCCCAGTGCCGTCTCCGTCAA GTCCACCACCAGCTCTGACGCAGCCTCCCTCCACGAGGCCCCCTCTGCCCCTTCCTCTTCGCTGTCTGCTTCCACCCCTTCTCTGGCTGCCCCTGCCCCGTCCCCATCTCCCTCCCCGGCCTTCCTCCGGCCACGGCCGGCTGGGACCCAGTCCCGCACCAAGCGCCTCTCCCATCTCTTCCTGCGGGGGCGCTCTAACAGTGACCGGGATCGGGcggtgggggagagggagagagagctctGGGCCCATTCTGCTGCACCTTCATCCCACCACTACCTGCCTCCGGCCTCCTCCACTGCCCCGGGCCTGATCAAGATTTATGGCGATGCTCTCTCCAGCGGAGCCAACTATCGCTCCCTGCTGGCCAACATCCACTCTACAGCCAGGCAGCTCATCGCCCAGGTCATCACACgctacactgagagagagagggaggagacagaTGATGCAG TTCTCCAGAAACACAGCCCAGAGGACTTCCTGTTGTGTGATGTCATTGGAAAGCCCATCCAGCAGCCAGATGGAGCAGTCCAATGGGAGACGGAGTGTCGGAGAGGCGTGGCCCCGTGGGAGTGCCCCTTGCTGTTAGTCGACATGTGGCGGCCCAAGGAGGGATTTGAGCGGCGCTTTGAAATGCAGAGAAAGGACGACTAtgagagggaagagagggaaagagaaaaggaaagagagagggatggagaaaaCTACCAAG GTGTTCGCTGGAGGCGTAGCAGAATGTCCTCAGGGGGTGGGCCAGAGGAGAGCGAGCGAGGTCACCGTGGGAGGAACACAGAACTTAGGAGGAGCATCAGTGACATGAACCTCAGCCTGCGGCGTCGCCAAGGCAACCATGTCAGTAATGACCCGCGTCGCTCTGGTAACCTCCCTAACAACAGTGGAGGGCTGCATGACAGGAAGAATATTGTGAGCATGATGACCCCACAGCCAGGGGAG ATTACTGTATCTAAGGCTGAAGGTAAGGTGGGATGGATGAACCAGCCAATGGAGGAAGAGAAAGACTACTCCAGCTGTGACCTGGAAGTGATGTCACAAAGCTTGATCCTTCCGCCAACAGACCGGCCCTACTTCCTGTTGCTGCAGGGTTACGATCAGAGCAAG GATTTTGTTTTGTACATCATGGCGGGGCATATACATGTGTTTGGGAGGAAGCCCacggtgaaggagagagagaaggaccgagagagagagcgaaagggcAAGAGGCCGCTGAAGGTGGACACGTTTCTTTCTGCTCCCGACCTGCTGGCCAGACACCTGTTGGTCAGGAGAGACTCGACCATTCCCGAGACACCCTCGGGACAAG CTCTGATGCGGCCCTTCAGAGGAGGGGCGGTCACACACAATGGCGTGGCCCTTTACAGGGAGACGATCCTGAAGCCTGGGGACGTGATCGGTCTTGGGGGCCACTTCCTTTTCCTGTATCGCGACCCCcgtgtaaccccacctccaccattGGCACTGGCCCTGCCCTGGCAGGCCGACGCCCCATCCACCTGCTGCCCGTCTGGCCTGGTGGACAGACAGGAAGCCTTGAGGCAGTATCTGGGATCGACCGAAGCACTTTTGAAGTTTCATCCCCGTCATGCAGACATCCTACTACAG GAGATTATTTCCAAGAATTCTTCACCGGATTCAGGAGGGGGGCCTTTAGCCCCTGCCTACCTCCTCTCAGTCATGATAGATCATGCCTCCAAGCATCTCGACCCTGCTCTAACACCCCAGATACTCCTCAAAGCGGCCAACCTGATCAAGGGCATCGTCTGG GATAACATTAAGGAATTCGGGGATAAGCATCCCACGCAAAA TTCCACAGAACAGGACGGGGAAATCAGCACGGCCAACGTCCAGAAACTGTCGTCTGACCTGCGACCTTTAATGTTTTGGATGTCCAACGCCACAGAGCTCCTTAACTTCTTCCAAGTCAAGGTTGAGGCCATGGAAAAGGAGTGGGAGTTTGAAG CTCCCGGAGACCCGGTCTTGGTGGCTGACATGGACACCTGCTCAGAAGCGTTGGCACAGCTGGATGATGTCATCATGCACACCTTCCAGCAGTGTGTGTATCATCTCACCAAG ACGCTGTACTCGCTCCTGCCAGCACTCCTGGACACCAACCCCTTCTCCAACGAGGACAAGGACAAAGAAAAGGATGGGGCGCAGGATgcggagggaagaggaggaggaggggaaggagaTGTGGATGACGTGTCCTCCTTGCCCCCCGCCGTGGCCGGGCTGGTGGAGGTTTACCGTTGTTCCTTGATGTTGTCCCGGGAGGCATGTCTGTCCCCCCCACTCACCTCCCAAACCTTTGGCTACCTCTTCTTTTTCACCAACACCTCCCTCCTCAACACGCTGctagagagag ATGGGCTATTTTCTTGGTCCAGAGCAGTACAGATCCGCACTAACCTAGACCTGGTTCTGGACTGGCTACAAGGGGCGGGATTAGGAGACATCGCTTCTGAgttcttgaagaaactgtcagtcacGGTCAACTTCCTATGCGTGCCCAAGACCCGCCTTATCCAG TCATCTTGGGACAGCCTATCAGAGGACCATGCCCTGTTAAGCCCCGCccagctccaccacctgctgACCCATTACAAGTTGGGACCAGCCAGAGCCCCGCCAGCCACTTGGGCCCCTCCACCGGGCACAGAGTTGAATGGAG